In Dehalogenimonas etheniformans, one genomic interval encodes:
- the rnc gene encoding ribonuclease III: MADLERIQTALNLRFKNPALLETALVHSSYLNERPGQGRISNERLEFLGDAVLGLFIADMLYRTFPGEDEGTLTRYRSILVRRETLSRLGTSLKLGEYLYMGRGEDSSGGRAKPANLSRALEALIAAVYLDQGSEAAGRFIRRLFAADIERLEALSAIADSKSRLQEIVQSRFQTTPAYTETEISGQSGEKMFVATVSVREAVMGRGEGRTKKEAQSRAAQQALDELGTRFTP, from the coding sequence ATGGCTGACCTGGAAAGAATACAAACGGCATTGAACCTCCGTTTCAAGAATCCGGCGTTATTGGAAACCGCGCTGGTGCACAGCTCCTACCTGAACGAACGACCCGGCCAGGGACGAATTTCCAACGAAAGACTCGAATTCCTCGGCGATGCGGTTTTGGGGCTTTTCATCGCCGATATGCTGTATCGGACGTTTCCCGGCGAAGACGAAGGGACGCTCACCCGCTATCGGTCGATCCTGGTGCGCCGCGAAACTCTGTCTCGGCTCGGGACGTCGCTTAAACTAGGAGAATACCTGTACATGGGGCGGGGCGAGGACTCAAGCGGCGGCCGCGCCAAGCCAGCCAATTTATCCCGCGCCCTGGAGGCTCTCATTGCGGCGGTGTACCTTGACCAGGGCAGCGAAGCCGCCGGACGGTTTATAAGGCGCCTATTTGCCGCCGACATCGAGCGGCTGGAAGCGCTCAGCGCCATCGCCGATTCCAAAAGCCGGCTGCAGGAGATCGTTCAGAGCCGGTTTCAGACAACGCCGGCCTATACCGAAACCGAGATATCAGGCCAATCCGGCGAGAAAATGTTCGTCGCTACGGTATCGGTCAGGGAAGCAGTAATGGGACGCGGAGAGGGGCGGACCAAGAAAGAAGCCCAGTCACGAGCCGCGCAACAAGCCCTCGATGAATTGGGGACACGCTTTACACCCTGA
- a CDS encoding acylphosphatase has protein sequence MSKTTAVRLSFGGRVQGVNFRDFTRREAAGFKIVGYVKNMPDGTLEVIAEGQRPDLLHFIEVLMSGPPGAIVNTVDTQWVEPTGAYSDFRIAF, from the coding sequence ATGTCTAAAACCACGGCGGTGCGCCTGTCATTCGGCGGGAGGGTGCAGGGAGTGAATTTCCGAGATTTCACCAGACGGGAGGCCGCCGGTTTTAAAATCGTGGGTTATGTCAAGAATATGCCTGACGGAACCCTCGAAGTTATCGCCGAAGGCCAACGGCCGGACCTACTCCACTTTATCGAAGTCCTCATGTCCGGTCCACCCGGCGCGATCGTCAATACAGTCGACACCCAATGGGTCGAGCCAACCGGTGCATACTCCGATTTCCGCATAGCGTTTTAG
- a CDS encoding tandem-95 repeat protein, whose translation MEAQRINKKGWWRKHFKSVLYPAIFFVLAITMAISMTAPVSAAITTGNSTNANSGTGMTITIAKPSGTVTGDMLVACIVATTFFSDVWVTPPDASWQLIRTTNANQSGHYYDMVTYYKVAGSSEPSSYTFTSSEWNASGGITRLTGVDVNHPVDVSAESQGQGNTDLVTASAPSVTTTYANDLVINFFGSYTALADSNSFIQGSYSPALTPLYEYVIPYPGSGSYDIPSIASYDWNMASAGSTGSRDCRLDKRTSAAGLWWVAQTIAFKAAPRAYFPTASTTASEANTGYWAGVNLNSNAQGPVEVNFTVSGTAKLGTDFSMITTSPLTINTGSSSASIGFNVLEDNEYEVDETIIITIEPSSEYYLSGNTQFTYTITNDDGSAPAPIISYQNTNGGSGGIGGVSNHLLGIAKPAGTAPGDFLLACIVNRTDITHPGVTAPEGWTLIGTTLNSPNRITTFYRFVGTSPGTDPDIYSFTIGTAGYIYEDHATGTIVRYTGIDTVNPVDVVGGAAGSDTSAEGPSVHPSYDNGRLVTVFGSYVPEAFSTPSGMTLLNFVHYHSGDTWPVDTWPATYVFDQAWSPASPTGVKTSTVTQFGGHGVQWVAQSLVLRAGSPMPSVGFNISASTAAENNTVVNLAVQLSASRATPVTVNYAISGGTATGGGVDYTLVAGTLTFAPGDTLEYVPITVVNDGVNEPNETIQVTLSSPSGAVLGANTVYTYTIQNDDPTVYFTSSGSAGDESTATVNLQVNLSFAATIPVSVNYAVNPAGTTAKLGADYTLSSGILNFAAGETSKNIVLSIINDAEYENVGETVQVTLSSPTGASLGSVVSYTYTINANDSPAPTPIISYQNTNGASGGIGGVSNHLLGIAKPAGTAPGDFLLACIVNMTDYTHLSVTPPVGWTLIGTTLSGPTRVTTFYRFAGTSPGTDPDTYSFTIGTATYQYEDHATGTIVRYTGIDTTNPVDVWAGGGGSSTSAEGPSVHPSYDNGRLVTVFGSYVPAGFSTPSGMTLLNSVHFHTGETNYVDTWPATYVFDQAWSPASPTGIRTSTITQFGGHFEQWTTQSLVLRAAPPLALSINDVTIAEGDQGGTHNAIFTVTLSASSPTPVTFTWLTQDGTATGDFPASSYPDDYQISGVSTPSFETIPAGQTTYQLYVPIVPDAILESNETFFVNLTGSSGAIISDSQGIGTIANDDSTLSINDVTLSEGNSGTTNAVFTVTLSNASVLTVSADYISGGGSATAGSDYSNLSGTLTIAAGLTTGTISIPVIGDTTYESNENFNVTLISATGAHIGDGVGVGTINNDDLAPVNVAPVATDVTTSTNEDTAKAITLTATDADGNPLTFSIVGNPSHGALGTVSGNSVTYTPAANYNGSDSFTFKANDGTVDSNTATVNITINAVNDAPVATNVTTSTNEDTAKAITLTATDVDGNPLTYSIIGSPSHGTLGTVSGSSVTYTPAANYYGSDSFTFKANDGTVDSNIATVNITITSVNDLPVADGKTVSTDFQTNKTITLTGSDIETRDLFFAIVTQPAHGSLIDIINSPGSWTIPFSDQADVIYSPNGGFSGTDSFTYKVVDENSGDSNVATVNITVNPSANVAPVLGAIGPKNINELVALIFTATATDADLPANTLTFSLADGTSGIVPSGASINSSTGAFSWTPTEAQGLGSYTFDVVVSDGALTDYETITVTVAEVNVAPVLAAIGPKNINELVALTFTATATDADLPANTKTFSLADGTSGDVPSGASINSSTGAFSWTPTEAQGPGSYTFDVVVSDGTATDFETITVTVAEVNVVPVLAAIGPKNINELVALTFTATATDADLPANTLTFSLADGTSGDVPSGASINSSTGAFSWTPTEAQGPGSFTFDVVVSDGALTDFETITVTVNEVNVAPVLAVIGPKSVNELATLGFTATAGDTDVPVQTLTFSLVGAPSGASITPGGVFSWTPTEAQGPHAPYTFTVQVTDGTLTDTESITVTVIEVNVAPVLAAIGPKSVNELATLSFTATAGDTDLPVQTLIFSLVGAPSGASISAFGVFSWTPTEAQGPGPYTFTVQVTDATLTDTESITVTVNEVNVAPVLASIGNKNVNELGNLTFTATATDADLPVNTLTFSLADGTSGDVPSGASINSSTGAFSWTPTEAQGPGSFTFDVVVSDGALTDFETITVTVNEVNVAPVLAVIGPKSVNELATLGFTATAGDTDVPVQTLTFSLVGAPSGASITPGGVFSWTPTEAQGPHAPYTFTVQVTDGTLTDTESITVTVIEVNVAPVLAAIGPKSVNELATLSFTATAGDTDLPVQTLIFSLVGAPSGASISAFGVFSWTPTEAQGPGPYTFTVQVTDATLTDTESITVTVNEVNVAPVLASIGNRNVNELVALTFTATATDADLPANTFTFSLADGTSGDVPSGASINSSTGAFSWTPTEAQGPGSFTFDVVVSDGTATDFETITVTVAEVNVAPVLGTIGNKNVNELAALTFTATATDADLPANTKTFSLADGISGDVPSGTSINSSTGAFSWTPTEAQGPGTYTFDVVVSDGALTDFETITITVAEVNVAPVFTFYPDGSGFPELAIWGSAVTATDADVPTQTLTFSLIGAPAGMTIHPTIGNVTWTPTEAQGPGNYSFTIRVSDGVTNTDVTGRVSVVEVNVAPVLGVIGPKNVNELLALTFTATATDTDLPANSKTFSLADGTSGDVPGGASINSSTGAFSWTPTEAQGPGTYTFDVVVSDGTATDFETITVTVAEVNVAPVLGAIGPKSVNEGSALTFTATATDADIPANTKTFSLADGTSGDIPSGASISSSTGAFSWTPADGNSTATFDVVVSDGALTDSETIIVTVNNVAPVVDAGAATASIDENTTFTRSGSFTDPGDDTWTATVDYGDGGGTVALTLTGKTFNLSHTYADNGVYTVTVTVTETDLEEAYGSDTITVTVNNVAPISDGDPETQNVQYSDPIATITIEATDVIGDTLVASTQWKLGAASFDDGLFDDLTLSSPYTPVNNGDGTSTTTWTIDGIANVAPGVYTIRITVTDEDLDSDYYDVTITVTKEAAVITFDSGNIVAQPVTASGSGVGNLDGKVFTVYVSQQADSHPGSQLLTEGSATARLVPVGGGSPIDLVRQSFEIGDFASNGGKATYTFGYTGTIPLETYTLEVKLTDTYYTAAPGEDAFVVYDPTSAFTTGGGWFNWPQDGSPLAGAKTNFGFTMKYNNKGQQVQGSLLIIAHLPDGSIYRIKSNALNGLALNNLTGIATFSGKCTYLYPNPIPGGDPINVGGQEFMIYIDDNNNPGDGIDQFWFNVLGQPFSLDTDNDNQADSQEILPITGGNIVAPHIAAGQVTNPTVTLVNPDEGIRGSTIQVVTITGTGFNGATKVSFGAGITVTELTVVSDTEISVKITISSKTKAGTRDVTVTTSGGSGTLKGGFTVS comes from the coding sequence ATGGAAGCGCAAAGGATCAATAAAAAAGGTTGGTGGCGTAAACACTTCAAATCGGTATTATATCCCGCTATCTTTTTCGTTCTCGCGATTACAATGGCCATTTCGATGACAGCTCCGGTCAGTGCTGCAATCACTACCGGTAACTCAACAAATGCCAATAGCGGGACAGGAATGACTATTACCATTGCCAAACCTTCGGGCACAGTGACGGGTGATATGCTCGTAGCTTGTATTGTGGCGACGACTTTTTTTAGCGATGTGTGGGTGACGCCCCCTGACGCGAGTTGGCAATTGATCAGGACTACCAATGCCAACCAGAGCGGCCATTACTACGATATGGTAACCTACTATAAAGTCGCTGGTTCCAGTGAACCTTCGTCTTATACGTTTACATCCTCAGAATGGAATGCGAGCGGCGGCATTACACGCCTTACCGGAGTAGACGTTAACCATCCTGTGGATGTTTCTGCGGAAAGCCAGGGTCAGGGCAACACCGATTTGGTGACTGCCTCGGCTCCATCAGTGACGACCACTTATGCCAATGATCTTGTGATTAATTTTTTTGGAAGTTACACCGCTCTTGCGGATTCCAACTCTTTTATTCAGGGCTCTTACTCTCCGGCTTTAACTCCGCTTTATGAGTATGTTATCCCATATCCTGGATCTGGTTCTTACGATATCCCTAGTATCGCTTCTTATGATTGGAACATGGCATCTGCAGGTAGCACTGGTTCTAGAGACTGTCGTCTTGACAAGCGAACATCGGCAGCAGGCCTGTGGTGGGTTGCCCAGACCATCGCTTTCAAAGCAGCCCCCAGGGCTTACTTTCCGACTGCCTCAACCACTGCCAGTGAGGCTAACACGGGTTACTGGGCGGGGGTAAACCTCAATTCAAACGCACAGGGGCCAGTGGAAGTCAATTTTACCGTCAGCGGCACGGCTAAACTTGGTACTGACTTCAGCATGATTACGACCAGCCCCCTTACTATTAACACTGGGTCTAGTTCTGCCAGTATTGGTTTTAATGTACTGGAAGATAATGAATATGAAGTTGATGAAACCATCATTATTACCATTGAACCGAGTTCAGAATACTATTTATCAGGTAATACCCAATTTACCTATACCATTACCAACGATGATGGATCCGCCCCAGCCCCGATAATTTCCTATCAGAACACCAATGGAGGTTCTGGCGGGATTGGAGGAGTAAGCAATCATCTATTAGGCATCGCCAAGCCCGCCGGGACTGCCCCGGGAGATTTCCTGCTGGCCTGTATTGTGAACAGAACGGATATCACGCATCCAGGCGTTACTGCGCCCGAGGGCTGGACATTGATCGGGACAACGCTCAACAGCCCGAATAGGATCACCACTTTTTACCGCTTTGTGGGAACTTCGCCTGGTACTGATCCCGATATTTACAGTTTCACTATCGGGACTGCAGGGTACATTTATGAGGATCATGCTACCGGTACCATTGTGCGCTATACCGGAATAGACACCGTCAATCCGGTCGATGTAGTGGGTGGAGCTGCTGGGTCTGATACTTCAGCCGAAGGGCCATCGGTCCATCCGAGCTATGATAATGGGCGGCTGGTGACAGTGTTTGGGTCTTATGTGCCGGAGGCATTCAGCACACCATCAGGCATGACCCTGCTTAATTTTGTGCATTATCATTCCGGAGATACGTGGCCCGTGGATACCTGGCCGGCCACCTATGTGTTTGACCAGGCTTGGTCGCCAGCTTCTCCGACTGGTGTTAAGACATCTACCGTCACCCAATTTGGTGGGCATGGCGTCCAGTGGGTCGCTCAGTCCCTAGTACTGCGGGCAGGGAGTCCTATGCCCTCTGTAGGCTTCAACATTTCTGCATCCACCGCTGCCGAGAACAACACCGTCGTCAACCTGGCGGTACAGCTGTCGGCATCCCGGGCTACCCCGGTAACTGTCAACTATGCAATCTCCGGCGGCACGGCCACCGGTGGCGGTGTCGATTACACCCTGGTAGCGGGCACCCTGACCTTCGCTCCGGGAGATACCCTCGAATACGTGCCTATCACTGTGGTAAATGACGGTGTAAATGAGCCCAATGAGACTATCCAGGTCACACTGTCAAGCCCTTCGGGCGCGGTCCTGGGGGCGAATACGGTCTATACCTACACCATTCAGAACGATGATCCCACCGTCTATTTCACCAGTAGCGGGTCCGCCGGCGATGAGAGCACGGCTACCGTGAATCTACAGGTCAATCTTTCATTTGCTGCCACAATTCCGGTGTCGGTAAACTATGCGGTTAACCCGGCCGGAACTACCGCAAAGCTTGGCGCCGACTATACTCTATCATCCGGCATTCTCAACTTCGCTGCGGGAGAGACCAGCAAGAACATCGTTCTTAGTATCATCAATGATGCCGAGTATGAGAACGTCGGCGAGACCGTCCAAGTTACCCTTTCCAGCCCCACTGGGGCAAGCCTGGGGTCTGTGGTTTCGTACACCTACACTATCAATGCCAATGACAGCCCTGCCCCAACCCCGATAATTTCCTATCAGAACACCAATGGAGCTTCTGGCGGGATTGGAGGAGTAAGCAATCATCTATTAGGCATCGCCAAGCCCGCCGGGACGGCCCCGGGGGATTTCCTGCTGGCCTGTATTGTGAACATGACAGATTACACGCATCTAAGCGTAACGCCTCCCGTGGGCTGGACATTGATCGGGACAACGCTCAGTGGCCCTACCAGGGTCACCACCTTCTACCGGTTTGCGGGTACTTCGCCTGGTACTGATCCCGATACATACAGTTTCACTATCGGGACTGCAACTTACCAGTATGAGGATCATGCTACCGGTACCATTGTGCGCTATACCGGGATAGACACCACTAATCCGGTCGACGTTTGGGCTGGTGGTGGTGGGTCTAGCACTTCGGCCGAAGGACCATCGGTCCATCCGAGCTATGATAATGGCCGACTGGTGACTGTTTTTGGGTCTTATGTCCCAGCTGGATTCAGCACACCATCAGGCATGACCCTGCTTAATTCCGTTCATTTTCATACGGGAGAGACCAATTACGTAGATACCTGGCCGGCCACTTACGTGTTTGACCAGGCATGGTCACCTGCCTCCCCGACTGGCATTCGGACATCTACCATCACCCAATTTGGTGGTCATTTCGAGCAATGGACTACCCAGTCCCTGGTACTGCGGGCGGCACCGCCGTTAGCACTCTCAATCAACGACGTCACAATAGCTGAGGGAGACCAGGGCGGCACCCATAATGCGATATTCACAGTTACTTTAAGCGCTTCGAGCCCTACTCCTGTCACATTCACATGGTTAACCCAGGACGGCACGGCAACCGGTGATTTCCCAGCGAGCTCTTATCCCGATGATTACCAGATATCGGGCGTCAGCACTCCTTCCTTTGAAACTATTCCTGCCGGTCAGACGACTTACCAACTATACGTGCCAATAGTCCCAGATGCTATTCTCGAATCCAACGAGACCTTCTTCGTAAACCTTACAGGAAGCTCTGGAGCAATCATTTCGGATTCACAAGGTATAGGAACTATTGCTAACGATGACTCTACTCTTTCAATCAATGATGTGACATTATCCGAAGGCAACAGTGGAACGACTAATGCCGTTTTCACGGTTACTTTGAGCAATGCGAGTGTTCTAACCGTCTCAGCAGACTACATATCCGGGGGCGGTTCAGCCACAGCAGGCAGCGATTACTCGAACCTCTCCGGAACACTCACTATCGCTGCTGGTCTTACCACAGGCACAATTTCCATCCCCGTGATCGGTGATACTACCTACGAATCTAATGAAAACTTCAACGTAACCCTGATAAGCGCGACAGGAGCGCACATCGGCGACGGTGTGGGTGTCGGGACTATCAACAACGACGATTTAGCCCCGGTCAATGTTGCTCCAGTAGCCACAGATGTGACTACCTCCACCAATGAGGACACCGCCAAAGCGATCACGTTGACGGCAACCGATGCCGATGGAAACCCGCTAACCTTCAGCATCGTCGGCAATCCTAGCCACGGCGCCCTCGGCACAGTCTCAGGCAATTCGGTGACCTACACCCCGGCCGCTAACTATAACGGCTCCGACTCCTTCACCTTCAAGGCCAACGACGGAACGGTGGATTCCAATACCGCGACCGTCAACATCACCATCAACGCCGTCAATGACGCCCCGGTGGCTACCAACGTAACCACATCCACCAACGAAGACACCGCCAAGGCCATCACCCTGACGGCAACCGACGTCGACGGCAACCCACTGACGTACAGCATCATCGGTAGTCCCAGCCACGGCACCTTAGGCACGGTCTCCGGCAGCTCGGTGACCTACACTCCAGCCGCCAACTACTACGGCTCCGATTCCTTCACCTTCAAGGCTAACGATGGAACGGTGGATTCGAACATTGCTACCGTCAATATCACTATCACTTCGGTGAATGACTTGCCGGTGGCTGACGGCAAGACAGTCTCAACCGATTTTCAGACTAACAAGACAATAACCCTTACTGGATCTGACATCGAGACCCGCGATCTATTCTTCGCGATCGTAACACAACCCGCGCACGGCTCGTTGATTGACATCATCAATAGTCCGGGTTCCTGGACCATACCCTTCTCGGATCAAGCTGACGTCATTTATTCACCTAATGGCGGTTTCTCCGGCACCGATAGTTTTACCTATAAGGTAGTTGACGAAAATTCCGGCGATTCTAACGTCGCCACGGTCAATATAACCGTGAATCCGAGTGCTAACGTCGCCCCGGTGCTCGGAGCGATTGGGCCCAAGAATATCAACGAACTTGTAGCCCTCATCTTCACCGCCACGGCTACCGATGCCGATCTCCCAGCTAACACCCTAACCTTCAGCCTTGCTGATGGTACCAGTGGCATTGTACCCAGCGGTGCTTCAATCAACAGTTCAACCGGTGCCTTCTCCTGGACACCGACCGAGGCCCAGGGTCTCGGTAGCTACACCTTTGATGTCGTCGTCTCTGACGGTGCTCTTACCGATTACGAGACCATCACGGTCACTGTCGCCGAGGTTAATGTCGCACCGGTGCTTGCCGCCATTGGGCCTAAGAATATCAATGAACTTGTAGCCCTCACCTTCACCGCCACGGCTACCGATGCCGATCTCCCAGCTAACACCAAGACCTTCAGCCTGGCTGATGGTACCAGCGGCGACGTCCCAAGCGGTGCTTCGATCAACAGCTCAACCGGTGCCTTCTCCTGGACACCAACTGAGGCCCAGGGTCCCGGCAGCTATACCTTTGATGTCGTCGTTTCTGACGGTACAGCTACTGACTTCGAGACCATCACGGTCACCGTGGCCGAGGTAAATGTCGTTCCGGTGCTTGCCGCCATCGGGCCTAAGAATATCAACGAACTGGTAGCCCTCACCTTCACCGCCACCGCTACCGATGCCGATCTCCCGGCTAACACCCTGACCTTCAGCCTTGCTGATGGTACCAGCGGCGATGTCCCAAGCGGTGCTTCGATCAACAGCTCGACCGGTGCCTTCTCCTGGACACCAACCGAGGCTCAAGGACCCGGTAGCTTCACCTTCGATGTTGTTGTATCTGATGGTGCACTCACCGACTTTGAGACCATCACTGTTACGGTCAATGAAGTCAATGTCGCTCCGGTGTTGGCGGTTATAGGTCCCAAGAGCGTCAATGAGTTGGCTACTCTTGGTTTTACCGCTACCGCGGGTGATACTGATGTACCGGTTCAGACTCTAACCTTCAGCCTGGTCGGTGCCCCCTCCGGAGCCTCGATCACCCCCGGAGGTGTCTTCTCGTGGACACCGACCGAGGCCCAGGGCCCCCACGCCCCTTATACCTTCACCGTTCAGGTCACCGACGGTACTCTTACCGACACTGAATCGATCACTGTTACCGTCATTGAAGTCAACGTTGCCCCGGTGTTGGCGGCTATCGGCCCTAAGAGCGTCAATGAGTTGGCCACCCTCAGCTTCACTGCCACCGCCGGTGATACTGACCTGCCGGTTCAGACTCTGATCTTCAGCCTGGTCGGCGCCCCCTCCGGTGCCTCTATCTCCGCATTCGGTGTCTTTTCCTGGACGCCGACAGAGGCTCAGGGACCTGGGCCCTACACCTTCACCGTTCAGGTCACTGACGCTACTCTTACTGACACCGAATCGATCACCGTCACCGTCAATGAGGTTAACGTTGCCCCGGTGTTGGCCTCCATTGGCAATAAAAACGTCAATGAACTGGGTAACCTCACCTTCACCGCCACCGCTACCGATGCCGATTTGCCGGTTAACACCCTGACCTTCAGCCTTGCCGATGGCACCAGCGGCGACGTCCCAAGCGGTGCTTCGATCAACAGCTCAACCGGCGCTTTCTCCTGGACACCGACCGAGGCTCAAGGACCCGGTAGCTTTACCTTCGATGTTGTTGTATCTGATGGTGCACTCACCGACTTTGAGACCATCACTGTTACGGTCAATGAAGTCAATGTCGCTCCGGTGTTGGCGGTTATAGGTCCCAAGAGCGTCAATGAGTTGGCTACTCTTGGTTTTACCGCTACCGCGGGTGATACTGATGTACCGGTTCAGACTCTAACCTTCAGCCTGGTCGGTGCCCCCTCCGGAGCCTCGATCACCCCCGGAGGTGTCTTCTCGTGGACACCGACCGAGGCCCAGGGCCCCCACGCCCCTTATACCTTCACCGTTCAGGTCACCGACGGTACTCTTACCGACACTGAATCGATCACTGTTACCGTCATTGAAGTCAACGTTGCCCCGGTGTTGGCGGCTATCGGCCCTAAGAGCGTCAATGAGTTGGCCACCCTCAGCTTCACTGCCACCGCCGGTGATACTGACCTGCCGGTTCAGACTCTGATCTTCAGCCTGGTCGGCGCCCCCTCCGGTGCCTCTATCTCCGCATTCGGTGTCTTTTCCTGGACGCCGACAGAGGCTCAGGGACCTGGGCCCTACACCTTCACCGTTCAGGTCACTGACGCTACTCTTACTGACACCGAATCGATCACCGTCACCGTCAATGAAGTCAACGTTGCCCCTGTATTAGCTTCCATTGGCAACAGGAACGTAAATGAACTGGTCGCCCTCACCTTCACCGCCACCGCTACCGATGCCGATCTCCCGGCTAACACCTTTACTTTCAGCCTTGCTGATGGTACCAGCGGCGACGTCCCAAGCGGTGCTTCGATCAACAGCTCGACTGGTGCCTTCTCCTGGACACCAACCGAGGCTCAAGGACCCGGTAGCTTCACCTTCGATGTTGTCGTCTCTGACGGTACAGCTACTGACTTCGAGACTATCACCGTCACCGTGGCTGAGGTCAATGTCGCCCCGGTACTTGGCACTATCGGTAACAAGAATGTAAATGAACTGGCAGCCCTCACCTTCACCGCCACAGCTACTGATGCCGATCTCCCGGCCAATACCAAGACCTTCAGCCTTGCCGATGGTATCAGCGGCGACGTCCCAAGCGGGACTTCGATCAACAGCTCAACCGGCGCCTTCTCCTGGACGCCTACCGAGGCACAAGGCCCAGGCACTTACACCTTTGACGTCGTCGTCTCTGACGGCGCTCTGACCGACTTCGAAACCATCACTATCACCGTAGCCGAGGTCAATGTCGCCCCGGTGTTTACTTTCTATCCCGATGGATCCGGGTTCCCTGAATTGGCCATTTGGGGATCCGCGGTTACTGCCACTGACGCTGACGTGCCGACTCAAACGCTGACCTTCAGCTTGATCGGTGCTCCGGCCGGCATGACAATACATCCTACGATCGGAAACGTCACCTGGACGCCTACAGAAGCTCAGGGGCCTGGCAACTATTCATTTACCATCAGAGTCAGCGATGGAGTCACCAATACCGATGTGACAGGAAGGGTTAGTGTTGTCGAGGTCAATGTCGCCCCGGTACTGGGAGTCATCGGCCCCAAGAATGTAAATGAACTGTTGGCACTCACCTTCACCGCCACCGCTACCGACACCGATCTGCCGGCCAACTCCAAGACCTTCAGCCTTGCTGATGGTACTAGCGGCGACGTCCCAGGCGGTGCTTCCATCAATAGCTCAACCGGTGCCTTCTCCTGGACACCGACCGAGGCCCAGGGTCCCGGCACTTATACCTTCGATGTCGTTGTCTCTGACGGTACAGCTACTGACTTCGAGACCATCACGGTCACTGTGGCCGAGGTCAATGTCGCCCCGGTGCTCGGAGCTATCGGCCCTAAGAGTGTCAATGAGGGATCTGCCCTCACATTCACCGCCACCGCTACCGATGCCGATATCCCAGCCAACACCAAGACCTTCAGCCTTGCTGATGGTACAAGCGGCGACATCCCAAGCGGTGCTTCGATCAGTAGCTCAACCGGTGCCTTCTCCTGGACACCGGCAGATGGAAATAGTACCGCTACCTTCGACGTGGTTGTCTCCGACGGTGCTCTAACCGACTCTGAAACAATCATCGTCACGGTGAATAATGTCGCCCCAGTCGTGGATGCTGGAGCAGCAACGGCTTCGATAGACGAAAACACCACCTTCACCCGTTCTGGTTCATTCACCGATCCCGGTGACGATACCTGGACAGCGACCGTTGATTATGGCGATGGGGGCGGTACTGTGGCTCTAACCCTCACTGGCAAAACTTTCAATCTGAGCCACACCTACGCCGATAACGGTGTCTACACCGTCACTGTGACCGTCACCGAAACTGATCTCGAAGAGGCCTATGGCTCCGACACCATCACTGTCACCGTTAACAACGTAGCCCCAATTTCTGATGGCGATCCAGAGACTCAGAATGTCCAATACAGCGATCCTATTGCCACCATCACCATCGAAGCGACAGACGTCATTGGTGACACCTTAGTCGCTTCAACACAGTGGAAGTTGGGAGCCGCTTCCTTTGACGATGGCTTGTTCGATGATCTGACGCTCAGCAGTCCGTATACCCCAGTGAACAACGGAGATGGCACTAGCACCACAACCTGGACCATCGATGGAATCGCCAATGTGGCTCCCGGTGTCTACACAATCCGTATCACAGTAACAGATGAAGATCTTGATTCGGATTACTATGACGTGACCATCACGGTAACAAAAGAGGCCGCTGTAATCACCTTCGATTCTGGCAACATAGTCGCTCAGCCCGTTACGGCTTCGGGTTCTGGAGTTGGGAACCTCGACGGAAAAGTTTTCACGGTTTATGTTTCTCAACAGGCTGACAGTCATCCCGGATCTCAGCTACTCACAGAAGGTAGTGCCACCGCTCGTTTGGTTCCGGTTGGTGGTGGTTCACCAATTGATTTGGTTCGCCAATCTTTCGAAATCGGTGACTTCGCTTCAAACGGCGGCAAAGCAACCTATACATTTGGTTACACAGGTACTATTCCTTTGGAAACTTACACCCTTGAGGTCAAGCTGACTGATACCTACTATACCGCTGCCCCGGGTGAAGATGCGTTCGTGGTTTACGATCCTACATCAGCCTTCACCACGGGCGGTGGTTGGTTCAACTGGCCCCAAGATGGTAGCCCACTGGCTGGCGCCAAGACTAACTTTGGCTTTACTATGAAGTACAACAACAAAGGCCAGCAAGTACAGGGTAGCCTGTTGATCATTGCGCACCTGCCCGACGGTTCCATCTATCGTATCAAGAGTAACGCCCTTAACGGGTTGGCTTTGAATAACCTCACTGGTATTGCGACGTTTAGTGGCAAATGCACTTACTTGTACCCCAATCCCATTCCTGGAGGTGACCCAATCAATGTGGGCGGCCAGGAGTTCATGATCTACATCGACGACAACAACAATCCCGGCGATGGCATTGACCAGTTCTGGTTTAACGTGCTTGGACAACCCTTCTCTCTGGACACAGACAACGACAACCAGGCTGATTCTCAAGAGATCCTTCCAATCACCGGTGGCAACATCGTCGCCCCGCACATAGCCGCCGGACAGGTTACAAATCCAACGGTAACATTAGTCAATCCTGATGAGGGAATCAGAGGAAGTACGATACAAGTGGTCACCATAACTGGCACTGGTTTTAATGGCGCTACCAAAGTGAGTTTTGGAGCAGGAATAACCGTTACTGAACTCACGGTGGTCAGTGATACCGAGATAAGCGTCAAGATCACCATCTCCTCCAAAACTAAGGCCGGCACAAGGGATGTAACAGTAACCACGTCTGGAGGTTCAGGTACATTGAAAGGGGGATTCACAGTCTCCTAG